The Mya arenaria isolate MELC-2E11 chromosome 16, ASM2691426v1 genome includes a window with the following:
- the LOC128221865 gene encoding conoporin-Cn1-like, with the protein MAGYLGYGISRVSEAVLAELNSNNLMVTTVMEIQNDTKHNLINGSIYAVKGNVLLSPLAINANSSDVVATRKTKWYPTGTEGILSYTFENNPERKIVVSWSAPFNFHIFDNRLGVGVTSGDIRIDQDMFEEMNAGNSVNRLEYRVDSFTSSKIVPVSTRYKDVVVEGTMSSDHKAHVKIHIRSEVV; encoded by the exons ATGGCAG GATATTTAGGTTATGGTATTTCAAGGGTGAGCGAAGCGGTTCTTGCCGAGCTCAACTCGAATAACTTAATGGTAACCACCGTTATGGAAATCCAAAATGATACCAAACATAACCTGATTAATGGGTCGATCTATGCTGTAAAGGGAAATGTGTTGCTTTCACCCCTTGCGATAAACGCTAATTCTAGTGATGTCGTagctacaaggaaaacaaaatggtatCCGACAGGAACGGAAGGCATTCTTAGTTATACTTTTGAAAACAATCCAGAGAGGAAAATTGTTGTTTCATGGTCAGCTCCTTTCAACTTTCATATCTTCGATAACCGTCTCGGGGTTGGAGTTACTTCAGGCGACATAAGGATTGACCAGGACATGTTTGAAGAAATGAACGCCGGCAATAGTGTAAATAGACTGGAGTACAGGGTGGACAGCTTCACAAGTTCGAAGATAGTTCCAGTTAGTACGCGGTATAAAGATGTGGTTGTCGAAGGAACAATGTCCTCAGACCATAAAGCCCATGTGAAGATACACATTCGATCAGAGGTTGTCTAA